A DNA window from Ovis aries strain OAR_USU_Benz2616 breed Rambouillet chromosome 7, ARS-UI_Ramb_v3.0, whole genome shotgun sequence contains the following coding sequences:
- the LOC101119311 gene encoding olfactory receptor 4F6-like, which yields MSKANYSVSEFVFLGLSTSLSVQHFLLAFSTVFYVTIVLGNFLVVLTVTFDPHLHSPMYFLLANLSFIDLCFSTLTVPKMISDLYSGHKTISFQGCATQIFVLHTLGGSEMVLLTAMALDRYVAICKPLHYLTIMNPRVCLLLLCGAWATGLIHSVVQLAFVIHLPFCGPNEIDSFYCDLPWFIKLACIDSYRMEFMVTANSGFISMGTFFLLIISYVFILVTVWKRSSCGLHKALSTLSAHITVVVLFFGPCVFVYMWPFPVVTVDKFLAILDFLVTPILNPAIYTLRNKDVKTAMSRLSNQLLSLRKVS from the coding sequence ATGAGTAAAGCAAATTATTCTGTATCTGAATTTGTGTTCCTGGGGCTTTCTACCTCATTATCAGTGCAGCATTTCCTCCTTGCCTTCTCTACAGTGTTTTATGTAACAATTGTTCTAGGGAACTTTCTTGTTGTGCTAACAGTGACCTTTGACCCTCATCTACATTCCCCCATGTACTTCCTTTTAGCCAATCTctcatttattgatttgtgtttTTCTACTTTAACAGTTCCTAAGATGATCTCTGACCTGTACTCTGGGCACAAAACCATATCCTTCCAGGGGTGTGCCACCCAGATATTTGTCCTTCACACCCTGGGTGGATCTGAGATGGTGCTGCTCACTGCCATGGCCTtagaccgctatgtggccatatGTAAGCCCCTGCACTACCTGACCATCATGAACCCTCGGGTGTGCCTTTTGCTTCTGTGTGGTGCTTGGGCTACTGGCCTCATTCACTCAGTGGTCCAGTTAGCTTTTGTGATCCATTTGCCTTTCTGTGGTCCTAATGAAATCGACAGTTTTTACTGTGACCTTCCTTGGTTTATCAAACTTGCCTGCATAGATTCCTACAGAATGGAATTCATGGTCACTGCCAACAGTGGGTTCATATCCATGGGCACTTTCTTCTTGTTGATCATCTCCTATGTTTTCATTCTGGTCACCGTATGGAAACGCTCTTCATGTGGTTTGCACAAGGCCCTCTCTACTCTGTCAGCACACATCACTGTGGTGGTTTTGTTCTTTGGACCCTGCGTCTTTGTTTACATGTGGCCATTTCCTGTAGTGACAGTGGATAAGTTTCTTGCCATTTTAGACTTTTTGGTTACACCCATCCTGAATCCTGCCATTTACACGCTGAGAAACAAGGATGTGAAGACAGCAATGAGCAGACTAAGTAATCAGCTCCTGAGTTTGAGGAAGGTCTCCTAA